The Paludibacter jiangxiensis DNA segment AGGTGCATATTTCGCAAATCCTTGCTACGCTCAGATCCACCCGACCTGTATTCCGGTTCACGGTGAATTCCAGTCGAAACTGACGTTGATGTCAGAATCACTGCGTAACGACGGCCGTATCTGGACTCCGAAAAAGAAAGAAGATGCCGAAGCTATCCGTGCTGGTAAACTGAAACCTACTCAGATTGCAGAAGACGATCGCGATTACTATCTCGAACGTCGTTATCCTGCTTTTGGTAACCTGGTTCCACGTGACGTTGCCTCTCGTGCTGCAAAAGAACGTTGCGATGCCGGTTATGGTGTAGGTACAACAGGTCTCGCCGTTTACCTCGACTTCTCTGAAGCTATCAATCGTCTGGGCCGTGATGTTGTTGAAGCACGTTACGGTAACCTTTTCCAGATGTACTATAAAATCGTTGACGAAAATCCGTACGAAACTCCGATGATGATCTATCCGGCTATCCACTACACAATGGGTGGTATCTGGGTTGATTACGAATGTATGACCAGTGTAGAAGGTCTGTTCGCCATCGGTGAAGCTAACTTCTCTGACCACGGTGCAAACCGTTTGGGTGCTTCTGCTTTGATGCAGGGCTTAGCTGACGGTTATTTCGTATTGCCATTCACTATTCAAAACTATTTGGCTGACGAAATTCGCACACCGCGCATGAGTACCGAAAAAGAAGAATTTGTTGAAGCTGAAAACTCAGTACAATCAAAAATTCAGAAATTGATGTCAATCAAGGGTAACCGTTCGGTTGATTCAATTCACAAAGATTTGGGTCATGTGATGTGGAACTTTGTGGGCATGGGCCGTACAAAAGAAAGCCTTGAAAAAGCGTTGGAAGAGATCAAACAAATCAAGAAAGAATTCTGGAGCAACGTATTCATTCCTGGCGAAAGCGAAGATTTGAATACCGAGCTGGAAAAAGCTCTTCGTGTAGCTGACTTCATCGAAATCGGTTACTTGATGGCGAAAGATGCTCTTCACCGTGAAGAATCTTGCGGTGGTCACTTCCGCGAAGAATACCAGACAGAAGAAGGCGAAGCAAAACGTCAGGACGACAAGTTCTCTTACGTAGCTTGCTGGAAATACGAAGGCGAAGATCAAGAGCCGACTCTTTTGAAAGAACCACTGGTATACGAATCTATTCATGTTCAACAACGGAATTATAAGTAAGCAAAATGGAAAAAACAATTAATATAACCCTGAAAATATGGCGTCAGAAAGGGCCTCAGGCTAAAGGCGCTTTTGAAAGCTACCAGTTGAGCAATATTTCTACCGATAGCTCATTTTTGGAAATGCTCGACGTATTGAACGAAAAGTTAGTTTCTGAGAAAAAAGAACCGGTAGTATTTGACCACGACTGTCGCGAAGGTATCTGCGGTATGTGTTCTCTTTATATCAATGGTCACCCACACGGACCAGATGAAGACGTAACTACCTGTCAGTTGCACATGCGTAAGTTCAAAGACGGCGAAACTATTACCATCGAACCGTGGCGTTCTCGAGCTTTCCCTGTAATCAAAGACCTTATGGTGGATCGTAGCGCTTACGATAAGATTATGCAGGCTGGTGGTTTTATTTCAATCAGCACCGGTGGTGTTCCTGACGCGAATGCAATTCCTATTTCGAAAGAAAAAGCTGACGAAGCTATGGATGCTGCATCTTGCATCGGTTGTGGAGCTTGTGCTGCCGCTTGTAAAAACGGTTCTGCTATGTTGTTCGTTGCTGCTAAAGTTAGCCAGTTGGCTCTGTTGCCACAGGGTAAAATTGAAGCTGCTCGTCGTGCAAAAGCAATGGTTTCTAAAATGGATGAGCTTGGTTTCGGTAACTGTACCAACACAGGTGCTTGCGAAGCTGAATGTCCTAAAAATGTTTCCATTTCGCACATTGCACGTCTGAACCGTGAGTTCCTTGTTGCAAAACTGAAAGACTAATCAGAGCGTTATTTTTCGATGGATTTCAAATTTGTACATAACAACATCAATGTCTTCGATCTTCAGAAGAGCTTGGCCTTTTACGATAAGGCGCTGGGGCTGAAAGAAGTTCGACGGATCAATGCTCCGGATGATAGTTTTATAATCGTATATTTATCGGACAATCAGACAAATCATCGATTAGAATTAACATGGTTAAGGGATCGAACCGAACCCTATGATTTAGGAGATAATGAAATACACATCGCTTTTACGACACAGCATTATCAGGAAGCGCATCAGCTTCACCAGCAAATGGAGTGTATCTGTTTCGAAAATGAAGCAATGGGGATTTATTTCATAGAAGATCCGGATGGATATTGGGTTGAAATCCTACCCGAAAGATAACCTGTAATATATTAACTGCCTCGGATTGTAGCATTACAATTTGAGGCAGTTTTTTGTGCGTGAAACTCTTCTCAAAAGGTTGAAATCTGATAAAAAATCGGTAACTTTACACGCATTTCCACGTAAGATTCATAGTGTATGACTATAAAAAATAAACAAATGAAAGTTGATGTTCTGTTAGGCCTTCAGTGGGGCGACGAAGGAAAAGGAAAAGTAGTTGACGTACTCACACCCAAATATGGTGTGGTGGCTCGATTTCAGGGCGGTCCGAATGCAGGACATACCCTCGAATTCGAAGGTCAGAAATATGTATTAAGATCAATTCCTTCCGGAATTTTTCAGGGCAACAAAATCAATATTATCGGTAATGGGGTAGTGCTTGATCCGGCTCTCTTCAAAGTTGAAGTTGAAGGTCTCGAAGCTTCCGGTCACGATCTGACGAAACGTCTCCTCATTTCAAAGAAAGCTCACTTAATTTTGCCAACACACCGTCTGTTAGATGCAGCCTATGAGGCCGCTAAAGGTGATGCTAAAATTGGAACCACAGGTAAGGGCATCGGTCCGACATACACAGATAAGATTAGTCGTAATGGTGTAAGGGTAGGGGATTTGCTCCATAATTTTGATAAAAAATATGCAGCTGCCATTGCTCGCCATAAGGCTATGCTGGCTCAATACAACTATCCTCTCGATCAATTGGAAACGATTGAAAAAGAATGGTTTGCCGGAATTGAAGTGCTGAAAAAATTCCAATTCATAGATAGCGAGCACGAAGTAAACAACTATATTGCAAAAGGTAATTCAATTCTTGCAGAAGGTGCTCAGGGTACCATGCTTGATATTGATTTCGGTTCTTATCCATTTGTTACTTCGTCAAACACAATTTGTGCAGGAGTTTGCACAGGATTGGGCGTAGCTCCGAGAAATATCGGTGAAGTATTTGGAATTTTCAAAGCATATTGTACCCGTGTGGGTAGTGGTCCTTTCCCTACTGAATTGCACGACGAAATTGGTCAGAAAATCAGAGATTTAGGCCATGAATATGGTTCTGTAACCGGACGTCCGCGTCGTTGTGGCTGGGTCGATTTGGTTGCTTTGAAATATGCGATTATGATCAATGGCGTTACTCAATTAATCATGATGAAGAGCGATGTACTGGACGATTTCGATGCCATCAAAGCTTGTGTAGCTTACAAAATGAATGGAGAGGAAATCGACTATTTCCCTTACGAGGCAGATGATTCTATCGAACCGATTTATGCAGAACTACCGGGCTGGAAATGCGATATGACCAAAATGCAGCATGAAAACGAGTTTCCTGAAGAATTCAATGCTTATGTTGATTTTCTTGAAAAAGAACTCAAGACTCCAATTAAAGTCGTTTCTGTTGGACCCGATAGAAAACAAACAATTTTCAGAGGATAATAATTTATCTGAAGACCAAATAAAAAGAGAGGAATCTTGCTTAGCAGGATTCCTCTAATTCTTTCTGGTAATGGGGGAGTGCCGCCTTCAGTTTTTTAACGGTATCCTTCATCGATTCGTAGCTCTCACCGCCCGAAGCATTTATATGTCCGCCGCCATTAAAAAGCGTAGATGCAACCTTGTTTACCGGGAAAGTTCCCCGTGAACGAAGTGACAGTTTTACCATATCTTTGCCTTCTTTCACCAGCACAGAGAATACAATTCCTTTGATACTCAACGGAATATTTACAAAACCCTCGGTATCACCTTCTTTGTAGTTGAATTTATCGAGTTCGGCTTTTGTTAATGTGATGATTGCAGTATGATATTCGGGCAAGATCTCCATCTTCTGTCCAAGTGTATAGCCCATAAGTCTCAATCTATCAACGGAATACGTATTATAGACTTTTGAGTAAATCGCATCTTTATCTACACCTTTTTTTAGCAGTTCGGAGATGATATAATAGATCTCAGGATCGTTTGAATTAAAAGTAAACGCACCTGTATCCGTCATCATTCCGGAATAGAGACATTCTGCACACGATAAAGTCATTTGCGGAAAGAAACCCATCGAATAAATCAAACGAAAGACCAGTTCCGAAGTAGATGCAATTTTAGGATACGAAATGACTACATTGCAAAAATCATCCGGATCGCGGTGATGGTCAATTAAAATCTTTTTGCATGCAAGATTCTTTACAATGCTGTTTAGATTTCCAATTCTGGTCAATGTGTTAAAATCGAGCGCAAACAACAAATCACATTTCTTCAAGGCAATTTCAGTTTGTTCTTTCATTTCATCATACACCAATACATTTTCTGCGCCGGGCATCCAGGCAAGAAAATCAGGAAAACGATTCGGAACGATTACCGAAACTTTTTTTCCGCATGTTAGTAAATGTTGATACAATCCGAGTGCCGATCCAACGGCATCACCATCCGGACTCATGTGTGTAACGATTGCAATTTGCTTTGCATTTTCGATCTGTGATAAAGTTTCGTCAACTTTGTGCTTATCTATAATCTTAGTGAGCATTCGATATTTCCGTTTATGTGTTTTGTCCTGTCCAAATATTCAAATTTGAGTCAATTCAAATTTCCTATAATTAATATTATGTTAAGTAGAATTGACAAGGGCGAAGAGTTACCTCATTAGCATTCCCTGAGCAATTTTATCTGCTACCTCTTTCCCCTGGAGAATTTCTACCAACTGAAGACCGAACTCAATGGCAAAAGCTGGTCCTTTAGCCGTAACCACATTTCCGTCTTTTACGGTCCCATTATTTGAAAGCACAGCTCCCGTTAATTCATTTTCGAATCCGGGATAACAAGTTGCATTCTTTCCGTTCAATATATTAAGATGTCCAAAAACTTTTGGCGCGGCACAAATTGCTGCAACCAATTTATTCTGTTCAAAATGTGCCTGAAGTAATTTTCCTAGTGCTTCGTGATTTTGAAGATTTTGCGCACCAGGCATTCCACCTGGCAGAATTAGTAGCTCACTACCGTCAAAAGCTACATCTTCAAAAAAAGTATCCGCCACAATATTAATGTTGTGGGCTCCGGTAACTTTCAGATCTTTTGTGATCGAAACGATTGTCACAGGTACGTTCCCCCTTCGGAGAACATCAATAGTAGCAACCGCTTCAATCTCCTCAAAGCCATTGGCTAAAAAGATAAATGTCCCTTTCCTATTTAACATAATATTTCCCTATTTAAGAATGAAACGATATGTAATTGTTCCTATAGCTTCATTGGAACCGGAAGAAAATTTACTTCTGCGGGCAGCTTGTAATGCTGCTTCACGAAGTGCATCGCTGGATGTTGTCGCCGAGCCAATATATGCTCTGATTACATTTCCATCCTTATTAACAGTCACATTCACAGTTACTTTTCCTTCATCATTAGAATTGTATGAAGGACTGGGTGTTGATGTTATCGATCGCCCTGAAACATTGGCGACCACACTTCCGGTACCTCCGACTTTACCTAAGGGATTTCCTTTTATGCCATCTCCTTTCTGTCCGTCTCCGCTACCATTACCGTGATTTGAACCGAATACACTGCCCATTTTTCTGGCTTTATCGGTAATAGCCGCCTGTTGTGCAGCCTGAGCTTTCACTTGCTGCTGCTTCATCAGTTCCTGCTGAATCTTTTTTCTGTTATCTTCCAGCTCTTTAGCGGTCTGTTTTTTGACAGTTGTTTTCTTTTTTTCTACTGTTTGCACAGGAGATTCATTAGCCTGTGTAGCTAAGTTTTCGTCATCACTGGCCTGTTGTTTTGTGTGAGATGGAGGAGGTGGAACTGCCTGAGTAGGAGGTGCAGGATTAGTAACAGCAGCCCCTACCCCATCTTCCGCATCTCCGAGATTGATTTCTACCGGCTCAGTGTAATTGTCCTGAATGGAGACAATTCGAACCAGAAAAAATAAAAGCAATAACAGGGTTGCAAATAAAGTTGTACCTGTAAGACCGTATATTTTTGATTTCCTCATATTTACGTTTGTTCAACAGTTACAACCGTTTACTCTTTTTGGGTAGCCAAAATCATTTTAACATGTAATTGGTGTCCAATGTCCAATACCGAAACCAAATCCTGTAATTGGATGGTACGGTCAGCACGTAATATAACGGTAGCATCGGATGTATTTGCAACCATCTGTTGTATTGTCGGTTGAATTTGTACAAGTGCTATAGGAAGGTCGTTCAAATAATAGCGCAAACCTTCAGGATCTTCTTTGATAGAGATATTGATGGTTTGTTTCGACATTTTTTGCACATTGGCCGTTGCTTTTGGTAATACCAATTGAATAACCGATGGGTTTACAAGAGTAGAAACAATCAGGAAGAAAAGCAACAGAAAAAACATGATGTCATTCAACGAAGCCGTATAGACTTCGGGTTGCATTTCCCGTTTACGTTTGATAATCATACGATAAAGTATTAAAAGTCTGATTATTTATTACGAAGCAAATTCAGGAACTGATTGCTCTGACGTTCCATGCTGGAAATGATTCGGTCGATACGGCCGTTGAGAATATGATAGGCCGAGAATGCAATAATACCAACCAACAGACCGGCGGCCGAAGAGATCATCTTTTGATAAAGACCTCCGGAGATACCACCAATACTGATATTGTCGGTCAATGAAATGCTATAGAAAATTTTGATAACCCCGAAAATTGTTCCAAGAAAACCGAACATCGGAGCAACAGAAGAGATAATGGCTAAATAATTCATGCCCTGGCTCATGTCATCCACCTGTTGGCGGGCTTCTGCTTCCATCGAATCTTTGATGTCGCTTACCGGGTTACCAAGATTTTTCAATCCACAGGTAAGTACCTCTCCAATAGGCATATTGCTGCTTTCGCAAACTGTAATGGCTTTGTCTATATTGCCTTCTTTTAGCATCGGGGCAATCTTATCTACCAGATTCTTAGTTTTTGACGATTTATGTAGTTCAAATGAACGAACAATAATGACGTAAACAGCTACTAAAAGCAAAAATGCAATAGGAGCTAAAATCCAACCACCTTTTAAGACGATGTCAAACATAGTTTCGGTTTTTTCAGAAGTAACCGGAGTTGTGGTAGGAAGCTGTGCAACAGCCTGCAGGATAAGCATTAAGTTCATGGGAAAATAAATGATTTAATTTTACGACAGAATAGTTTTATGCCCAAAGGCACAAATTAATTACAATAACTGCTTTTTATATGAATTTATTGTTTGTTCCAAACCTAAATATAAGGCATCACAAATGAGTGCATGACCTATTGATACTTCGGCCATCCAGGGAATGTTCTTGTGAAGGTAGCTAAGATTCACCAGACTTAAATCGTGACCTGCATTAACACCCAAACCCACTTCACGAGCTACCTTTGCAGCTTCAACAAAGGGAGCAACTGCCTGGTCTGGAGAAAGAACGTAATTTGTAGCATAAGGTTCTGTATACAATTCAATTCTATCGGTTTCAGTCAACGCGGCATTACGTATATTATCAGGGTTGGTATCAATAAAGATTGACACACGAATGCCGTGCGATTGAAATTCCGCTACAACTTCTTTTAGAAAGGCTGCATGCGCAATTGTATCCCATCCGGCACTGGAGGTAATGGCATCGTGAGCATCCGGCACTAATGTTACCTGTTCGGGTTTGACCTTACAAACCAAATCTATAAATTCAGGTGAAGGATAACCTTCAATATTGAATTCGGTAGTAACAATCGGACGCAATGCATATACGTCAGCATAACGAATATGTCGCTCATCAGGTCTTGGATGTACGGTTATGCCTTCAGCCCCAAATAATTGACAATCAGTTGCAACTTTTAACACATCCGGCGCGTTGCCTCCTCTTGCATTACGAAGAGTTGCTATTTTGTTGATATTAACACTTAACTTCGTCATTAAATTTTTCTGCTATATTTGTAAGTATGATACGCATTTTGTTTCTTTGCATATCGGTTGGTTATAGAGACAAAGTTAAGGAAAAAACCAGCAACCACCAAGATTGCTTTTTCTTAATTGATGATTTATCCAAAAATAGTATTGTGTTTATAATCTTTGTAATCAATAGATTGCTTCTACGAATCGCCTTCCGTATCATTTAAAATATATAAAAATGAAATGATCATGTTGCTTCACAACACCTCAGGGTTCCCTATTGCTATCGGGAAATAATTTCAGCAACATGCAGTTCCATATGTCATTAAACAAGAAAATTATAATCATATGAAAATAGCTCTCTTCGGAAATACTTTTCGTCAGGAAGCCATAGATACTGCAACGCATTTATTGACAACCTTACAAAAGAAAAATATTGAGGTATTGATTGAAGCATCGTTTTTTGATTTTCTGAAGAACGCGGGATGCGATATTACAGTTTCACCAGAGAATACAATTAATGATGGAGATTTCTCCGCGGATATAGCTCTGAGCCTTGGAGGAGATGGTACGTTTCTGAATACGGCAAAACATGTTGGAAGTAAAGGAATTCCCATTTTAGGAATTAACGCCGGGCGTTTGGGGTTTTTGAGCGATGTGGCGGACAATGAAATTGAGGCTGCTCTTGATGAGATTGTTAATCATCAATATCAAATTGAAGAACGTTCTGTACTACAATTAATAACAGATAATTCAGATTGGCAGGAATATGCTTTTGCGTTGAACGAAATTGCATTGCTAAAGCAAGATACGTCATCTATGATGACCATTCATGTTAGCGTCAAAGGAGAATTATTGAATTCCTACAGGGCTGACGGTTTGATTATTTCTACTCCTACCGGTTCCACTGCCTATTCTATGAGTGTTGGTGGCCCGATTGTTGTCCCTCAATCAAACACGTTCATTCTTGCGCCGGTAGCCTCTCACACATTGAGTATAAGACCTTTAATTATCCCGGATAATTGGGAACTGGAAATTTCCATCAGCAGCCGCTCTAAAAGTTTTCTTGTGGCCCTTGACGGACGTTCCGATGTTTTTCCCCAAAGCACCAACCTGAAAATACGGAAAGCGGAGCATACGGTCAAAGTATTGAAGAGAGCCAACCACACTTTCTTTAATACGCTAAAATCCAAATTAATGTGGGGTGCTGACAAACGAATGGAATAATTGCAGATTTAAGATATACTGATGAATAAGAAAGATTTAAGGATAGTTTATATGGGTACTCCCGACTTTGCTGTGGAGAGCCTTCGTGTTTTAGTGGAAAATGATTATAATGTTGTGGGTGTGATTACTATGCCCGACAAACCAGCCGGGCGTGGATACAAAATCCAATTCTCACCGGTCAAACAATATGCATTAGAAAAAGGGTTAACTCTCTTACAACCGGAAAAACTGAAAGATCCTGTTTTTCTGGACGAATTAAAATCATTAAATGCTGATTTACAGATTGTGGTTGCATTTCGGATGCTTCCTGAGGCTGTTTGGAATATGCCTCGTTTTGGAACTTTCAACCTTCATGCATCACTTTTACCTCAATATCGTGGTGCCGCTCCAATCAACTGGGCGGTTATCAACGGTGATACTGAAACCGGAGTAACGACATTCTTTCTGACTCACGAAATTGACACCGGAAATATTATTTTACAAGAAAAAGTAGCTATTGAAGAAACAGAAAACGCTGGGGATATTCATGATAAACTCATGATAACTGGATCTAAGCTGGTACAAAAGACTGTGGATATGATCATTGATGAGAATGTATCTTCTATGCCCCAGCCTGCAACTATGACATTGAAAGCGGCCCCGAAAATTTTCAAAGAGACCTGCAAAATTGATTGGAACCAAAATACTGCGACTGTCTATAATTTTATCCGGGGATTAGCACCCTACCCTGCCGCATGGTCTTTATTGAAGACAGAAAACGGAGACGAACTGAATGTTAAAATCTTTGAAACGGAAAAAGAGCTAACAACGCATACGCTTACCTGCGGGAGTATCGTGATTGAATCTCCCAAGCAGGTAAAAGTAGCTGTTATTGATGGTTTTATCCGGT contains these protein-coding regions:
- a CDS encoding DJ-1 family glyoxalase III, with the translated sequence MLNRKGTFIFLANGFEEIEAVATIDVLRRGNVPVTIVSITKDLKVTGAHNINIVADTFFEDVAFDGSELLILPGGMPGAQNLQNHEALGKLLQAHFEQNKLVAAICAAPKVFGHLNILNGKNATCYPGFENELTGAVLSNNGTVKDGNVVTAKGPAFAIEFGLQLVEILQGKEVADKIAQGMLMR
- a CDS encoding NAD kinase, whose translation is MKIALFGNTFRQEAIDTATHLLTTLQKKNIEVLIEASFFDFLKNAGCDITVSPENTINDGDFSADIALSLGGDGTFLNTAKHVGSKGIPILGINAGRLGFLSDVADNEIEAALDEIVNHQYQIEERSVLQLITDNSDWQEYAFALNEIALLKQDTSSMMTIHVSVKGELLNSYRADGLIISTPTGSTAYSMSVGGPIVVPQSNTFILAPVASHTLSIRPLIIPDNWELEISISSRSKSFLVALDGRSDVFPQSTNLKIRKAEHTVKVLKRANHTFFNTLKSKLMWGADKRME
- a CDS encoding fumarate reductase/succinate dehydrogenase flavoprotein subunit; this encodes MTQINSKIPEGKLAEKWNNYKASQKLVNPANKRRLDVIVVGTGLAGASAAASLGELGFNVLNFCIQDSPRRAHSIAAQGGINAAKNYTNDGDSVYRLFYDTIKGGDYRAREANVYRLAEVSNCIIDQCVAQGVPFAREYGGLLDNRSFGGAQVSRTFYAKGQTGQQLLLGAYSALSRQVGKGSVKLYTRYEMMDVVVVDGKARGIIARNLRTGRLERFFGHAVVIATGGYGNTFFLSTNAMGSNGSAAIQAYKKGAYFANPCYAQIHPTCIPVHGEFQSKLTLMSESLRNDGRIWTPKKKEDAEAIRAGKLKPTQIAEDDRDYYLERRYPAFGNLVPRDVASRAAKERCDAGYGVGTTGLAVYLDFSEAINRLGRDVVEARYGNLFQMYYKIVDENPYETPMMIYPAIHYTMGGIWVDYECMTSVEGLFAIGEANFSDHGANRLGASALMQGLADGYFVLPFTIQNYLADEIRTPRMSTEKEEFVEAENSVQSKIQKLMSIKGNRSVDSIHKDLGHVMWNFVGMGRTKESLEKALEEIKQIKKEFWSNVFIPGESEDLNTELEKALRVADFIEIGYLMAKDALHREESCGGHFREEYQTEEGEAKRQDDKFSYVACWKYEGEDQEPTLLKEPLVYESIHVQQRNYK
- a CDS encoding succinate dehydrogenase/fumarate reductase iron-sulfur subunit; translation: MEKTINITLKIWRQKGPQAKGAFESYQLSNISTDSSFLEMLDVLNEKLVSEKKEPVVFDHDCREGICGMCSLYINGHPHGPDEDVTTCQLHMRKFKDGETITIEPWRSRAFPVIKDLMVDRSAYDKIMQAGGFISISTGGVPDANAIPISKEKADEAMDAASCIGCGACAAACKNGSAMLFVAAKVSQLALLPQGKIEAARRAKAMVSKMDELGFGNCTNTGACEAECPKNVSISHIARLNREFLVAKLKD
- the fmt gene encoding methionyl-tRNA formyltransferase, producing MNKKDLRIVYMGTPDFAVESLRVLVENDYNVVGVITMPDKPAGRGYKIQFSPVKQYALEKGLTLLQPEKLKDPVFLDELKSLNADLQIVVAFRMLPEAVWNMPRFGTFNLHASLLPQYRGAAPINWAVINGDTETGVTTFFLTHEIDTGNIILQEKVAIEETENAGDIHDKLMITGSKLVQKTVDMIIDENVSSMPQPATMTLKAAPKIFKETCKIDWNQNTATVYNFIRGLAPYPAAWSLLKTENGDELNVKIFETEKELTTHTLTCGSIVIESPKQVKVAVIDGFIRLKSIQVAGKKRMSVEDFLRGNKLTEAYKFE
- a CDS encoding MotA/TolQ/ExbB proton channel family protein, with amino-acid sequence MNLMLILQAVAQLPTTTPVTSEKTETMFDIVLKGGWILAPIAFLLLVAVYVIIVRSFELHKSSKTKNLVDKIAPMLKEGNIDKAITVCESSNMPIGEVLTCGLKNLGNPVSDIKDSMEAEARQQVDDMSQGMNYLAIISSVAPMFGFLGTIFGVIKIFYSISLTDNISIGGISGGLYQKMISSAAGLLVGIIAFSAYHILNGRIDRIISSMERQSNQFLNLLRNK
- a CDS encoding ExbD/TolR family protein, which codes for MIIKRKREMQPEVYTASLNDIMFFLLLFFLIVSTLVNPSVIQLVLPKATANVQKMSKQTINISIKEDPEGLRYYLNDLPIALVQIQPTIQQMVANTSDATVILRADRTIQLQDLVSVLDIGHQLHVKMILATQKE
- a CDS encoding VOC family protein, with protein sequence MDFKFVHNNINVFDLQKSLAFYDKALGLKEVRRINAPDDSFIIVYLSDNQTNHRLELTWLRDRTEPYDLGDNEIHIAFTTQHYQEAHQLHQQMECICFENEAMGIYFIEDPDGYWVEILPER
- a CDS encoding energy transducer TonB family protein, which codes for MRKSKIYGLTGTTLFATLLLLLFFLVRIVSIQDNYTEPVEINLGDAEDGVGAAVTNPAPPTQAVPPPPSHTKQQASDDENLATQANESPVQTVEKKKTTVKKQTAKELEDNRKKIQQELMKQQQVKAQAAQQAAITDKARKMGSVFGSNHGNGSGDGQKGDGIKGNPLGKVGGTGSVVANVSGRSITSTPSPSYNSNDEGKVTVNVTVNKDGNVIRAYIGSATTSSDALREAALQAARRSKFSSGSNEAIGTITYRFILK
- a CDS encoding DHH family phosphoesterase, whose protein sequence is MLTKIIDKHKVDETLSQIENAKQIAIVTHMSPDGDAVGSALGLYQHLLTCGKKVSVIVPNRFPDFLAWMPGAENVLVYDEMKEQTEIALKKCDLLFALDFNTLTRIGNLNSIVKNLACKKILIDHHRDPDDFCNVVISYPKIASTSELVFRLIYSMGFFPQMTLSCAECLYSGMMTDTGAFTFNSNDPEIYYIISELLKKGVDKDAIYSKVYNTYSVDRLRLMGYTLGQKMEILPEYHTAIITLTKAELDKFNYKEGDTEGFVNIPLSIKGIVFSVLVKEGKDMVKLSLRSRGTFPVNKVASTLFNGGGHINASGGESYESMKDTVKKLKAALPHYQKELEESC
- a CDS encoding adenylosuccinate synthase codes for the protein MKVDVLLGLQWGDEGKGKVVDVLTPKYGVVARFQGGPNAGHTLEFEGQKYVLRSIPSGIFQGNKINIIGNGVVLDPALFKVEVEGLEASGHDLTKRLLISKKAHLILPTHRLLDAAYEAAKGDAKIGTTGKGIGPTYTDKISRNGVRVGDLLHNFDKKYAAAIARHKAMLAQYNYPLDQLETIEKEWFAGIEVLKKFQFIDSEHEVNNYIAKGNSILAEGAQGTMLDIDFGSYPFVTSSNTICAGVCTGLGVAPRNIGEVFGIFKAYCTRVGSGPFPTELHDEIGQKIRDLGHEYGSVTGRPRRCGWVDLVALKYAIMINGVTQLIMMKSDVLDDFDAIKACVAYKMNGEEIDYFPYEADDSIEPIYAELPGWKCDMTKMQHENEFPEEFNAYVDFLEKELKTPIKVVSVGPDRKQTIFRG
- a CDS encoding pyridoxine 5'-phosphate synthase yields the protein MTKLSVNINKIATLRNARGGNAPDVLKVATDCQLFGAEGITVHPRPDERHIRYADVYALRPIVTTEFNIEGYPSPEFIDLVCKVKPEQVTLVPDAHDAITSSAGWDTIAHAAFLKEVVAEFQSHGIRVSIFIDTNPDNIRNAALTETDRIELYTEPYATNYVLSPDQAVAPFVEAAKVAREVGLGVNAGHDLSLVNLSYLHKNIPWMAEVSIGHALICDALYLGLEQTINSYKKQLL